A part of Maniola jurtina chromosome 19, ilManJurt1.1, whole genome shotgun sequence genomic DNA contains:
- the LOC123874861 gene encoding protein CLP1 homolog, giving the protein MTEVQLQEFKLEPDSELRFEVESRNEKVVLEVKSGYAELFGTELVKGKPYEFHTGAKVAVFTWHGCTVELRGRTEVSYIAKETPMVVYLNVHAALEQQRVAAEQENTRGPVTMVVGPGDVGKSTLTRILLNYAVRMARRPIYVDLDVGQGHISVPGTVGALLVERPASIEEGFSQQAPLVYHFGHKSPGENLELYNTIVSRLAEVIAERCENNKKASTSGVIINTCGWVKGAGYKVLTHAAQAFEVDVILVLDNERLYNELKRDMPKFVKVVYLPKSGGVVERSSSQRAEARDARIREYFYGKRTPYYPHSFDVKFSDLKIYKVGAPSLPDSCMPLGMRAEDALTKLVNVWPSAALAHRVLSVSFAGGPDDHVLHCNLAGFVCVTAVDMERQTLTILSPQPRPLPNTVLLLSDLQYMDNH; this is encoded by the exons ATGACCGAAGTGCAGTTGCAAGAATTCAAATTGGAGCCAGACTCCGAACTTCGTTTCGAAGTTGAATCCAGAAACGAAAAAGTTGTTTTGGAG GTTAAAAGTGGGTACGCGGAGTTATTTGGCACGGAGCTGGTCAAAGGAAAACCATATGAGTTTCACACTGGTGCCAAGGTAGCCGTTTTCACGTGGCACGGCTGCACGGTGGAGCTGCGAGGACGCACGGAAGTTAGCTATATCGCTAAAGAAACACCAATG GTAGTATATCTCAATGTACATGCAGCATTGGAACAACAGAGGGTCGCAGCAGAACAGGAGAACACCAGAGGCCCGGTGACCATGGTGGTGGGCCCGGGTGACGTGGGCAAGTCCACATTGACCAGGATCCTGCTCAACTATGCTGTGAGGATGGCCAGACGCCCAATATATGTGGACTTGGATGTTGGCCAGGGGCATATCAGTGTACCAGGGACTGTTG GGGCATTGCTAGTAGAGCGGCCTGCATCTATAGAGGAAGGCTTCAGTCAACAGGCGCCTCTGGTGTACCACTTTGGTCACAAGAGCCCCGGGGAAAACCTGGAGCTCTACAATACTATAGTTTCACGACTAGCTGAGGTCATTGCGGAGCGCTgcgaaaataataagaaag CATCAACATCAGGTGTAATAATCAACACATGTGGTTGGGTCAAAGGCGCCGGGTACAAAGTTTTAACGCATGCTGCACAAGCGTTTGAA GTGGATGTGATATTAGTGTTAGACAATGAAAGACTGTACAATGAACTGAAGAGGGACATGCCAAAGTTTGTCAAAGTTGTATATCTGCCTAAGAGTGGAGGG GTGGTAGAGAGATCGTCAAGTCAGCGCGCGGAAGCTCGCGACGCGCGAATAAGAGAATACTTCTACGGGAAGCGAACCCCCTACTATCCACACTCGTTTGACGTCAAGTTCTccgatttgaaaatttataag GTGGGCGCGCCGTCGCTACCAGACTCGTGCATGCCACTAGGCATGCGGGCAGAAGATGCGCTTACGAAGCTAGTCAATGTGTGGCCTTCAGCTGCCTTAGCCCATCGAGTGCTCTCTGTATCATTCGCGGGCGGCCCCGACGACCACGTGCTGCACTGTAACCTCGCCGGGTTTGTCTGTGT GACGGCGGTAGATATGGAGCGACAAACTCTGACCATCTTATCGCCACAGCCGCGACCGCTTCCAAACACTGTTCTACTACTCTCCGACCTACAGTATATGGATAATCACTAG